From the Pomacea canaliculata isolate SZHN2017 linkage group LG4, ASM307304v1, whole genome shotgun sequence genome, one window contains:
- the LOC112563032 gene encoding E3 ubiquitin-protein ligase RNF34-like isoform X1 has translation MGAGAVTGHSQFRGSRVFPSPAPAGNSATTSSDTSFTRTAPKEKSDLQGQPGIKATMSNKPLSCETCDVVFNLFKRRKFCKDCRRCFCSTCLPKPSNNNGRNGRQCSKCIILTSGKFTRQMLQAWKIKDMRCFLDARSISTSSCKEKHDLIDLLLLHFCLESNSTHVEQAEHDRLVDELASRMQSSSFCSFTPLPSQVSMAEHFSNSAISEATDSSYQEQQEQSSSVQSTGNNSSNRGLQNVTEDTERGNDESDGGDRNLRERQEQETLRRYQEELRHEEPETRPGIKRATLEDVKCESDVDSLTVRQLKEILVNNFVDYRGCCEKRELRDHAKRLWKEDQANKQRATAAHEKSKAADASCGKIFAMPWVLLDPKHNMSTAAHEESKAPNASSGKTSAMPGVPLDLEYDICKICMDASIDCILLECGHMLTCTKCGKRLADCPICRQYITRVVHIFRS, from the exons ATGGGCGCAGGGGCAGTGACCGGACATAGTCAGTTTCGTGGCAGTCGAGTTTTTCCCTCACCAGCCCCTGCAGGGAACTCAGCCACAACCTCATCAGACACCTCTTTTACTAGAACTGCACCTAAGGAGAAATCAGATTTACAAGGACAACCTGGTATCAAAGCAACCATGTCTAACAAGCCATTATCTTGTGAGACCTGTGATGTGGTCTTTAATCTGTTTAAGAGGCGG AAATTCTGCAAAGACTGTCGCCGCTGCTTCTGTTCCACCTGCCTACCCAAACCAAGCAATAATAATGGAAGAAATGGTCGTCAATGTTCCAAGTGTATCATTCTAACATCTGGCAAATTTACTAGACAGATGTTGCAGGCATGGAAAATCAAAGACATGCGATGTTTTTTAGATGCCCGAAGCATTTCAACATCATCATGTAAAGAAAAACATGATTTGATAGATCTTCTCTTGCTTCATTTCTGCTTGGAGTCTAATTCTACACATGTGGAACAGGCAGAGCATGATCGGCTAGTTGATGAACTTGCT AGCAGAATGCAGTCTAGCAGCTTTTGCAGTTTCACACCTTTGCCCAGTCAGGTGTCTATGGCAGAACATTTCTCCAATTCTGCTATAAGTGAAGCTACAG ACTCATCATATCAGGAACAACAGGAACAGTCATCTTCTGTACAAAGCACTGGCAATAACAGTAGCAATAGAGGACTACAAAATGTCACAGAAGACACTGAACGGGGTAATGATGAAAGTGATGGTGGTGATAGAAACCTTCGAGAGAGACAAGAGCAAGAGACTCTTAGGAGATATCAGGAGGAACTGAGGCATGAGGAG cCTGAAACTAGACCAGGAATTAAACGTGCCACTCTGGAGGATGTCAAGTGTGAGTCAGATGTGGATAGCTTGACGGTGCGGCAGCTGAAAGAGATTCTTGTGAACAATTTTGTGGACTACCGTGGTTGTTGTGAAAAACGAGAGCTGAGAGACCATGCTAAGAGGCTCTGGAAAGAAGACCAAGCAAACAAGCAGAGAG cAACAGCGGCACATGAGAAATCAAAAGCAGCCGATGCTAGTTGTGGGAAGATTTTTGCAATGCCTTGGGTACTACTTGACCCTAAGCACAACATGT CAACAGCGGCACATGAGGAATCAAAAGCACCCAATGCTAGTTCTGGGAAGACTTCTGCAATGCCTGGAGTACCACTTGACCTGGAGTATGACATCTGTAAGATTTGCATGGATGCTAGCATTGATTGCATCTTGTTAGAGTGTGGTCACATGTTGACATGTACAAAATGTGGGAAGCGTCTGGCAGACTGTCCCATCTGCAGACAGTATATCACTCGTGTCGTCCATATATTCCGATCCTGA
- the LOC112563032 gene encoding E3 ubiquitin-protein ligase RNF34-like isoform X2 encodes MGAGAVTGHSQFRGSRVFPSPAPAGNSATTSSDTSFTRTAPKEKSDLQGQPGIKATMSNKPLSCETCDVVFNLFKRRKFCKDCRRCFCSTCLPKPSNNNGRNGRQCSKCIILTSGKFTRQMLQAWKIKDMRCFLDARSISTSSCKEKHDLIDLLLLHFCLESNSTHVEQAEHDRLVDELASRMQSSSFCSFTPLPSQVSMAEHFSNSAISEATDSSYQEQQEQSSSVQSTGNNSSNRGLQNVTEDTERGNDESDGGDRNLRERQEQETLRRYQEELRHEEPETRPGIKRATLEDVKCESDVDSLTVRQLKEILVNNFVDYRGCCEKRELRDHAKRLWKEDQANKQRATAAHEESKAPNASSGKTSAMPGVPLDLEYDICKICMDASIDCILLECGHMLTCTKCGKRLADCPICRQYITRVVHIFRS; translated from the exons ATGGGCGCAGGGGCAGTGACCGGACATAGTCAGTTTCGTGGCAGTCGAGTTTTTCCCTCACCAGCCCCTGCAGGGAACTCAGCCACAACCTCATCAGACACCTCTTTTACTAGAACTGCACCTAAGGAGAAATCAGATTTACAAGGACAACCTGGTATCAAAGCAACCATGTCTAACAAGCCATTATCTTGTGAGACCTGTGATGTGGTCTTTAATCTGTTTAAGAGGCGG AAATTCTGCAAAGACTGTCGCCGCTGCTTCTGTTCCACCTGCCTACCCAAACCAAGCAATAATAATGGAAGAAATGGTCGTCAATGTTCCAAGTGTATCATTCTAACATCTGGCAAATTTACTAGACAGATGTTGCAGGCATGGAAAATCAAAGACATGCGATGTTTTTTAGATGCCCGAAGCATTTCAACATCATCATGTAAAGAAAAACATGATTTGATAGATCTTCTCTTGCTTCATTTCTGCTTGGAGTCTAATTCTACACATGTGGAACAGGCAGAGCATGATCGGCTAGTTGATGAACTTGCT AGCAGAATGCAGTCTAGCAGCTTTTGCAGTTTCACACCTTTGCCCAGTCAGGTGTCTATGGCAGAACATTTCTCCAATTCTGCTATAAGTGAAGCTACAG ACTCATCATATCAGGAACAACAGGAACAGTCATCTTCTGTACAAAGCACTGGCAATAACAGTAGCAATAGAGGACTACAAAATGTCACAGAAGACACTGAACGGGGTAATGATGAAAGTGATGGTGGTGATAGAAACCTTCGAGAGAGACAAGAGCAAGAGACTCTTAGGAGATATCAGGAGGAACTGAGGCATGAGGAG cCTGAAACTAGACCAGGAATTAAACGTGCCACTCTGGAGGATGTCAAGTGTGAGTCAGATGTGGATAGCTTGACGGTGCGGCAGCTGAAAGAGATTCTTGTGAACAATTTTGTGGACTACCGTGGTTGTTGTGAAAAACGAGAGCTGAGAGACCATGCTAAGAGGCTCTGGAAAGAAGACCAAGCAAACAAGCAGAGAG CAACAGCGGCACATGAGGAATCAAAAGCACCCAATGCTAGTTCTGGGAAGACTTCTGCAATGCCTGGAGTACCACTTGACCTGGAGTATGACATCTGTAAGATTTGCATGGATGCTAGCATTGATTGCATCTTGTTAGAGTGTGGTCACATGTTGACATGTACAAAATGTGGGAAGCGTCTGGCAGACTGTCCCATCTGCAGACAGTATATCACTCGTGTCGTCCATATATTCCGATCCTGA